In the Euphorbia lathyris chromosome 5, ddEupLath1.1, whole genome shotgun sequence genome, one interval contains:
- the LOC136229390 gene encoding scopoletin glucosyltransferase-like, which produces MKLLRNKLLKAELRESETDEMRKLYETSIESELKSFGVVVNSFLKLEPVYAEHYRNVLGRRAWRIGPVSLCNRDVEAQARRGHEASIDENECSKWLDSMKPDSVVYLCFGSTTNFKATQLKEIAVGLEASRKDFIWVVRTSIDHEEDEDWLPEGFVERMEGKGLIIRGWAPQVVILEHEAVGGFVTHCGWNSTLEGIVAGLPMVTWSMGSEQFFNEKFVTEVLKIGVSIGVHDHSIINSEYVEKAINQIMESEEMRRKAHELGKIARMAVEEGGSSYSDLNVLIDELIKLQSQFTKSRN; this is translated from the coding sequence ATGAAGCTGTTAAGAAACAAACTATTGAAAGCTGAGTTACGAGAAAGTGAAACCGATGAGATGAGAAAACTGTATGAGACTTCCATAGAATCGGAGCTGAAGAGCTTTGGAGTAGTAGTAAACAGTTTTTTAAAGCTCGAACCGGTGTACGCTGAACATTATCGAAACGTTTTGGGAAGGAGAGCTTGGAGAATTGGCCCAGTTTCTCTTTGTAATAGAGATGTTGAAGCACAAGCACGAAGAGGACATGAAGCATCAATCGATGAAAACGAGTGTTCGAAATGGCTTGATTCCATGAAACCTGATTCGGTTGTTTACTTATGTTTTGGTAGCACAACCAACTTCAAAGCAACTCAGCTGAAGGAGATTGCGGTCGGACTTGAAGCTTCTCGGAAGGACTTTATATGGGTCGTCCGGACGAGCATTGATCACGAAGAAGACGAAGATTGGTTGCCTGAAGGATTCGTAGAAAGAATGGAAGGAAAAGGGCTGATAATTCGAGGATGGGCACCGCAAGTAGTTATACTTGAACACGAAGCGGTAGGGGGATTCGTGACTCATTGCGGATGGAATTCAACACTTGAAGGAATAGTTGCGGGGTTGCCAATGGTGACATGGTCTATGGGAAGCGAGCAATTCTTCAATGAGAAATTTGTGACAGAAGTATTGAAAATTGGTGTATCTATTGGTGTTCATGATCATAGCATTATAAATAGTGAATATGTGGAGAAGGCTATAAATCAGATAATGGAAAGTGAAGAAATGAGAAGAAAAGCTCATGAACTTGGGAAGATTGCAAGAATGGCAGTTGAAGAAGGTGGATCATCCTATTCGGATCTTAACGTTTTAATTGATGAACTCATTAAGCTTCAGTCTCAATTTACCAAAAGTAGGAATTAA
- the LOC136229389 gene encoding transcription termination factor MTERF15, mitochondrial-like: MFQFLCKTLLHSRNGSTVTPHNPSMVVSFSVRYLSCDSHNPHSFTLSYLTKTCGLSPKSALLASKTLQFESSEQPDSVVSSLEKFGFSKIQISEMIRKFPKMLCCHREKTISPKLEFFRSRGASTPDLVTIFTTYPWIFNISLETKLVGNFSFFVDLLQSEYKAIELIKRNARVLNTSLEVALMPNINTLRENGVPASSILLLIHTSWVSIGTNPVKFGMILEEVKEMGFNPLKSQFVLAIKTLTGLSKSKRDEKVAIYKRWGWSDEDINTAFKKFPSILSISEDKLMAAMDFYVKKLGLHYSVILSCPALLGYSLKKRLIPRGAVIEFLLSKGLVKLDSSITSLLTCSERRFLEKYVKCHEEAPHLIHLYSHKLKLSETRKYGEDEE; this comes from the coding sequence ATGTTTCAATTTCTCTGCAAAACGCTTCTCCATTCTAGAAATGGTTCCACTGTCACACCTCATAACCCATCAATGGTTGTTTCGTTTTCAGTCCGATACTTATCATGTGATTCTCATAATCCACACTCTTTTACTCTTTCTTACCTCACAAAAACATGTGGATTATCTCCTAAATCGGCTCTTTTAGCTTCTAAAACCCTCCAATTTGAATCCTCGGAGCAGCCAGATTCGGTTGTATCCTCCTTGGAAAAGTTTGGATTCTCGAAAATTCAAATCTCTGAAATGATCAGAAAGTTCCCTAAAATGCTATGTTGCCATCGGGAGAAGACAATTTCCCCCAAACTTGAGTTCTTTCGCTCTAGAGGAGCTTCAACCCCTGACCTTGTAACAATCTTCACTACCTACCCCTGGATCTTCAACATAAGTTTAGAAACTAAGTTGGttggtaattttagtttttttgttGACCTATTGCAATCTGAATATAAAGCCATTGAATTGATTAAACGAAATGCTCGTGTTCTAAATACTAGTCTTGAAGTTGCTCTAATGCCTAATATAAACACTTTGAGAGAAAATGGAGTGCCTGCATCAAGTATTTTGCTGTTAATTCATACTAGTTGGGTAAGTATTGGAACAAATCCAGTCAAATTTGGAATGATTTTGGAGGAAGTCAAGGAAATGGGATTTAATCCTTTGAAATCACAGTTTGTTTTAGCAATCAAAACATTGACAGGATTGAGCAAATCGAAGAGGGATGAGAAGGTTGCGATTTATAAGAGGTGGGGTTGGTCCGATGAAGATATAAATACAGCCTTCAAGAAGTTCCCATCGATTCTCTCAATCTCAGAGGATAAGCTAATGGCTGCGATGGATTTTTATGTCAAGAAATTGGGTTTACACTATTCAGTCATCTTGAGTTGTCCTGCACTACTCGGATACAGCTTGAAGAAGAGGCTCATTCCAAGAGGTGCAGTTATTGAATTTCTGTTATCCAAGGGTCTAGTCAAATTGGATTCAAGCATAACTAGTTTGTTGACATGTTCAGAGAGGCGTTTCTTGGAAAAATATGTGAAATGCCATGAGGAAGCTCCTCATTTAATTCATCTGTATAGCCACAAGTTAAAACTTTCCGAAACAAGAAAatatggagaagatgaagaatga
- the LOC136230552 gene encoding scopoletin glucosyltransferase-like, giving the protein MGSLDQQLHIFFFPFMAHGHMIPTIVMAKLFASRGVKTTIVTTTVNAHSISKSIQTTKNLGFKIDIQILRFPSAEAGLPEGCENLDFVISNPGEKLHDRFLLATTMLQEQLEMLLFECHPDCLVADMFFPWATYAAAKFGISRLVFHGVSLFALCAEECVRLYEPYKNVSSDVEPFVIPNLPEEIRLTRKQLPEHSRQDLPETALSKLLKAWKESELKSFGVIVNSFYELEPDYADFYTKELGRKAWHIGPISLSNRAVEDKSKREKEAHECLKWLDSLKSDSVIYICFGTITNFTTAQLKEIAVALEASGHPFIWVMRQEKKIENDEEWLPRGFEERIEGKGLIIRGWAPQVLILEHEVVGGFVTHCGWNSTLEGISAGKQMVTWPVSAEQFYNEKLVPEVLKIGVSVGVKQWGKFHGDEIKSEDIEKRIRRVMEGEEVEAMRSRARKLGKMAREAVENGGSSYSDFNALVDLIKRRK; this is encoded by the coding sequence atgggTAGTTTGGATCAACAACtgcatatttttttcttccctttcatggCTCACGGCCATATGATACCAACTATAGTCATGGCTAAGTTATTCGCTTCTCGGGGCGTGAAGACAACCATCGTCACCACTACTGTGAATGCACATTCCATCTCAAAATCAATCCAAACAACCAAGAATCTCGGTTTCAAAATTGATATTCAAATCCTAAGATTTCCTTCCGCGGAAGCTGGATTGCCCGAAGGATGCGAAAACTTGGATTTCGTTATTTCGAATCCCGGAGAAAAATTGCATGATAGGTTTTTACTCGCGACAACTATGCTTCAAGAACAACTTGAGATGCTACTCTTTGAATGTCACCCGGATTGTTTAGTTGCTGACATGTTCTTCCCTTGGGCTACCTATGCAGCTGCAAAGTTCGGGATTTCGAGGCTTGTGTTTCATGGCGTTAGCTTGTTTGCGTTGTGTGCTGAAGAATGTGTACGGCTCTATGAGCCGTACAAGAATGTTTCATCAGATGTTGAACCTTTTGTTATTCCTAATCTTCCGGAGGAGATTAGGCTTACAAGAAAGCAACTCCCGGAACATTCGAGGCAAGATCTGCCTGAAACCGCACTTAGTAAGTTGTTGAAAGCATGGAAAGAATCCGAGTTGAAGAGTTTCGGGGTTATAGTGAACAGTTTCTATGAGCTTGAACCGGACTATGCGGACTTCTACACGAAAGAATTGGGGAGAAAAGCTTGGCATATAGGCCCTATTTCGTTGTCCAATAGGGCCGTTGAAGATAAatcaaagagagaaaaagaagcaCACGAGTGTTTAAAATGGCTTGATTCTTTGAAATCTGATTCGGTTATCTACATATGCTTCGGAACCATTACAAATTTCACTACAGCACAACTGAAAGAAATTGCGGTAGCTCTTGAAGCTTCGGGCCACCCGTTCATCTGGGTGATGAGGCAAGAAAAGAAGATCGAAAATGACGAAGAATGGTTGCCTCGAGGATTCGAGGAGCGAATTGAAGGCAAAGGACTAATAATAAGAGGATGGGCACCGCAAGTTTTAATACTAGAACACGAGGTGGTTGGGGGATTTGTGACTCATTGCGGATGGAATTCGACGCTTGAAGGTATATCTGCGGGGAAACAAATGGTGACATGGCCCGTTTCGGCTGAACAATTTTATAATGAGAAATTGGTGCCTGAAGTTTTGAAAATTGGGGTTAGCGTTGGAGTGAAACAATGGGGTAAATTTCACGGAGATGAGATTAAAAGTGAAGATATAGAGAAGAGAATTAGAAGAGTTATGGAAGGCGAAGAAGTTGAGGCGATGAGAAGTAGAGCAAGGAAGTTAGGGAAGATGGCAAGAGAAGCAGTTGAAAATGGTGGATCTTCGTATTCTGATTTCAATGCTTTGGTTGACTTAATTAAGCGTAGAAAGTGA